In Streptomyces violaceusniger Tu 4113, one DNA window encodes the following:
- a CDS encoding AAA family ATPase codes for MHGQGTYESSQRLLPARRGRVPSGSTAIPGRRIAVHDLRGQVRGGGGADPRELRFPVGDVLVASGLPGAGKSTLINRTVPLLDGTGTVVIRVDSQNTREAWERRMPGWLPYALYRPLVRYAHYAGLRRALRSNVSVVVHDCGALPWVRRWLARDARRRGRSLHMVLLDVDATMALEGQAARGRGVSGYAFGRHRRAMRRLIAGMEEGRPPAGCASAVLLDRSTARELRCISFE; via the coding sequence GTGCATGGGCAGGGAACATACGAGAGCTCGCAAAGGCTCCTGCCGGCACGGCGTGGCCGCGTCCCCTCCGGGTCGACGGCCATCCCCGGCCGGCGCATCGCGGTGCACGACCTGCGCGGCCAGGTGCGGGGCGGCGGCGGCGCGGACCCGCGTGAGCTGCGCTTTCCGGTGGGGGACGTGCTGGTCGCCTCCGGGCTGCCGGGCGCCGGCAAGAGCACGCTGATCAACCGGACGGTGCCTCTCCTGGACGGGACGGGCACGGTCGTCATCCGGGTGGACTCGCAGAACACCCGGGAGGCGTGGGAGCGCCGGATGCCCGGCTGGCTGCCGTACGCGCTCTACCGCCCGCTGGTCCGGTACGCCCACTACGCCGGGCTGCGCCGGGCGCTGCGCTCGAACGTGAGCGTCGTGGTGCACGACTGCGGCGCGCTGCCATGGGTCCGCCGCTGGCTGGCCCGGGACGCGCGGCGCCGGGGCCGCAGTCTCCACATGGTGCTGCTGGACGTGGACGCCACCATGGCCCTTGAGGGCCAGGCCGCCCGTGGCCGCGGGGTCTCTGGCTATGCCTTCGGCCGGCATCGGCGCGCGATGCGGCGGCTGATCGCGGGGATGGAGGAGGGGCGGCCGCCGGCGGGGTGCGCCTCGGCGGTGCTGCTGGACCGCTCGACCGCGAGGGAGCTGCGCTGCATTTCCTTCGAGTGA
- a CDS encoding enhanced serine sensitivity protein SseB, protein MSFPEQYGMAPAHGGFPDGAQTAYPAFPGNELEEVMAASIDVPGAGARIVETLSRSHIWVPLPGGGGPGSPSLDLPTMEIEGAAYVPVFSSEQQFLQLVGSHMSFTIAPAVEFARGLPPQLGIAVNPGGAVVVPLPPPAVRELCRAGRSELDGLATGGRVRLFEPDWQDEPVDFLAAAGIEFAKGSGVRTARRALASVEGDEPALFVGVQLDAPGPEGQARAVDALGRALGAVPVRWKVQLVLLDVAQGDPVVDWMMGRVRPFYDRDL, encoded by the coding sequence ATGAGCTTCCCGGAGCAGTACGGCATGGCCCCGGCTCACGGAGGATTCCCCGACGGCGCGCAGACCGCGTATCCGGCGTTTCCCGGCAATGAGCTCGAAGAGGTGATGGCCGCCTCGATCGACGTCCCCGGGGCCGGAGCGCGCATCGTCGAGACGCTCTCCCGCAGCCATATCTGGGTTCCGCTGCCAGGCGGCGGTGGCCCGGGCAGCCCGAGCCTCGATCTGCCCACGATGGAGATCGAAGGCGCCGCGTATGTCCCGGTGTTCAGCTCCGAGCAGCAGTTCCTGCAGCTCGTCGGCTCCCATATGTCCTTCACCATCGCCCCGGCCGTGGAGTTCGCCCGCGGGCTGCCGCCCCAGCTCGGCATCGCGGTGAACCCCGGTGGTGCGGTGGTCGTACCGCTGCCTCCGCCCGCCGTCCGGGAGCTGTGCCGTGCCGGGCGCAGCGAGCTCGACGGCCTGGCCACCGGGGGCAGGGTGCGGCTCTTCGAACCGGACTGGCAGGACGAGCCGGTGGACTTCCTGGCCGCCGCCGGGATCGAGTTCGCCAAGGGCAGTGGGGTGCGGACCGCCCGGCGCGCGCTGGCCAGCGTCGAGGGCGACGAGCCGGCGCTCTTCGTCGGCGTGCAGCTCGATGCCCCCGGCCCCGAGGGCCAGGCGCGCGCGGTGGACGCGCTGGGCCGCGCCCTCGGCGCGGTGCCCGTGCGGTGGAAGGTCCAGCTCGTGCTGCTGGATGTGGCGCAGGGGGATCCGGTGGTCGACTGGATGATGGGGCGCGTACGGCCGTTCTACGACCGTGACCTCTGA